One genomic region from Aliarcobacter cryaerophilus ATCC 43158 encodes:
- a CDS encoding ATP-dependent helicase: protein MPLSNLNQEQKEAILCKSGYNLIIASAGTGKTSTIVGRISHLLNNGVKPNEILLLTFTNKAASEMVSRVSNIFSKQIAKEIMAGTFHSVSYKLLKELEINITLKQPNELKTLFKSIYEKRVFMDRSDEANPYDGGYLYDMYSLYLNSNNSEDFTSWLKEKNSTQEIYSLIYEDVIDEFNNLKKQYGYVNFDDLLTTMLEILKDKRFNFKEILVDEYQDTNPLQGRLLDAFLPQSLFCVGDYDQSIYAFNGSDIGIISSFSKRYPDANVFTLRKNYRSTKPILDLATKVIEYNERIYPKKLEVVRNQTSYLPKLLAFDELFSQYEYISELISKSNTAHSEIAIIYRNNSSADGIEANLREFGIPAKRKGGLSFFDSVEVKFILDILVLQVISNDMMAFIHIVEHGKGIGKAIAKDIFDALIKLGNGNLLNGLFYPNKDINNPYETKRKSQQLGLFDDFIELGTVSKFKDCSFEEAFLGNPILKHPKLGVDGAKYIYDLYLLLKQLKRTKNPETMVTSISSSMIYSRLKDMLSTKRATQKDGTVNSIQKTKSLAKINRKAMLLRNLSKNFSDLSKFINSMILGGSELSEGEGVNLLSIHASKGLEFKEVYIIDLMDGRFPNRKLMSKGGSLEEERRLFYVAVTRAKDILYLSFAKYDKLKKTSFVASPFLREAGMIIEDKE, encoded by the coding sequence ATGCCACTATCAAATCTAAATCAAGAACAAAAAGAAGCCATACTTTGCAAAAGCGGTTACAATCTTATAATTGCAAGTGCAGGAACTGGTAAAACTTCAACAATTGTTGGAAGAATTTCTCATTTACTCAATAATGGAGTAAAACCAAATGAAATTTTACTTTTAACTTTTACAAATAAAGCTGCTTCGGAAATGGTTTCAAGAGTTTCTAATATATTTTCAAAACAGATAGCAAAAGAGATTATGGCTGGAACATTTCACTCTGTATCATATAAACTTTTAAAAGAATTAGAGATAAATATTACTTTAAAACAACCAAATGAACTTAAAACACTCTTTAAATCTATTTATGAAAAACGAGTTTTTATGGATAGAAGTGATGAAGCGAATCCATATGATGGTGGATATTTATATGATATGTACTCTTTGTACTTAAATTCAAATAATAGTGAAGATTTCACTAGCTGGTTAAAAGAGAAAAATTCAACTCAAGAGATATATAGCTTAATATATGAAGATGTTATTGATGAGTTTAATAATTTAAAAAAACAGTATGGATATGTAAATTTTGATGATTTATTAACAACAATGCTTGAAATTTTAAAAGATAAAAGATTTAATTTCAAAGAGATACTTGTGGATGAATATCAAGATACAAATCCTTTGCAAGGGAGACTTCTTGATGCTTTTTTGCCACAATCACTATTTTGTGTAGGAGATTATGACCAAAGTATTTATGCTTTTAATGGTTCTGATATTGGTATTATTTCTAGTTTCAGCAAAAGATATCCAGATGCAAATGTTTTTACATTAAGAAAAAATTATAGATCTACAAAACCTATTTTAGACTTAGCAACAAAAGTTATTGAATACAATGAAAGAATTTATCCAAAAAAATTAGAAGTTGTTAGAAACCAAACAAGTTACCTTCCAAAGCTTCTAGCTTTTGATGAACTTTTTTCACAATATGAATATATTTCAGAACTTATCTCAAAAAGTAATACTGCTCACAGTGAAATTGCAATAATTTATAGAAATAACTCTAGTGCAGATGGTATTGAAGCAAACTTAAGAGAGTTTGGAATTCCTGCAAAAAGAAAAGGTGGACTTAGTTTTTTTGATTCTGTTGAAGTTAAATTTATTTTAGATATTTTGGTTTTACAAGTTATAAGTAACGATATGATGGCTTTTATACACATAGTTGAACATGGAAAAGGAATAGGAAAAGCAATAGCAAAAGATATTTTTGATGCTTTAATAAAACTAGGAAATGGGAATTTATTAAATGGTCTTTTCTACCCAAATAAAGATATAAATAATCCTTATGAAACAAAAAGAAAAAGCCAACAACTAGGTCTTTTTGACGATTTTATAGAACTAGGAACAGTTTCTAAATTTAAAGATTGTAGTTTTGAAGAAGCATTTTTAGGAAATCCTATATTAAAACATCCAAAACTAGGAGTTGATGGAGCTAAATATATTTATGATTTATATCTTCTTTTAAAGCAATTAAAAAGAACAAAAAATCCAGAAACAATGGTTACATCAATTAGTTCTTCAATGATTTATTCAAGATTAAAAGATATGTTATCAACAAAAAGAGCAACTCAAAAAGATGGTACAGTAAATTCTATACAAAAAACAAAATCTTTGGCAAAAATAAATAGAAAAGCTATGTTACTTAGAAATTTATCAAAAAATTTTTCCGATTTATCAAAGTTTATAAACTCTATGATTTTAGGTGGAAGTGAGCTTAGTGAGGGAGAAGGAGTTAATCTTTTATCAATTCACGCTAGTAAAGGATTGGAATTTAAAGAGGTTTATATAATAGATTTAATGGATGGAAGATTTCCCAATAGAAAGCTTATGAGTAAAGGTGGAAGCCTTGAAGAAGAGAGAAGATTATTTTATGTTGCAGTTACAAGAGCAAAAGATATTTTATATCTATCTTTTGCAAAATACGATAAATTAAAAAAGACAAGCTTCGTTGCTAGCCCATTTTTGAGGGAAGCTGGAATGATAATAGAAGATAAAGAATAG
- the soxY gene encoding thiosulfate oxidation carrier protein SoxY: MLNRRNFLGLGLGAIAVAAIPSSLSAEDFRASKPKAWTATKVDDAVKEIFGTTTTTQGGISLTAPDIAENGAVIPIAFKTDLKATKIAVFQDANPESAVAVFTTTPDMVLDYAFRIKMAKTGTVTVIADVGGKLHSVSKEIKVTIGGCGG; encoded by the coding sequence ATGTTAAATAGAAGAAATTTTTTAGGTTTAGGTTTAGGTGCTATTGCAGTTGCTGCAATTCCAAGTAGTTTAAGTGCAGAGGATTTTAGAGCTAGCAAACCAAAAGCTTGGACAGCTACAAAAGTTGATGATGCAGTTAAAGAAATTTTTGGAACAACAACTACAACTCAAGGTGGAATTTCATTAACAGCTCCAGATATTGCTGAAAATGGTGCAGTTATTCCAATAGCTTTTAAAACGGATTTAAAAGCAACTAAAATTGCAGTATTCCAAGATGCAAATCCTGAAAGTGCAGTTGCTGTATTTACAACAACTCCTGATATGGTTTTAGATTATGCATTTAGAATTAAAATGGCAAAAACAGGTACTGTTACAGTAATTGCAGATGTTGGTGGAAAACTACACTCTGTTTCTAAAGAGATAAAAGTTACAATTGGTGGTTGTGGTGGTTGA
- a CDS encoding c-type cytochrome produces MFTLENITKLKGTLLAISLAILVTGCNETTSNTASKTESSVDGAVKYPVKDDKYTQYHVNTQKLDGLNIGRDATKKEIAAWNKDVMYEGTGLPEFDMHEGEVVLEDGKPKKAQGSVELGNELYDAQCVMCHGDFGSGGKGYPKLAGGSVESLKNQRLNPADENPNPENPDKTIGSFWPYASTLFWYIQESMPFNAPKTLTNSETYALTAYLLSLNNITIDGEELDDDYILDKEKFLKIVMPNVQGFYPETNTPNNPKEGVENMKKYLSNPTLYGKGERCMKDCIKGDINHLIMRIQDDLTTTANEPLSTLRDLPKNDKSAQKPGQVEYENAGCSACHANAAIGAPVLGDKVAWEKIIKNGIDKVYYNGINGINSMPPRGGTDLSDDELKKIIDYMIQSSK; encoded by the coding sequence ATGTTCACATTAGAAAACATCACAAAGCTTAAAGGTACTCTTCTAGCTATTAGTTTAGCTATTTTAGTTACAGGTTGTAATGAAACAACATCAAATACAGCTTCAAAAACTGAATCCTCTGTTGATGGAGCTGTTAAGTATCCAGTAAAAGATGACAAATATACACAATATCATGTAAATACACAAAAGTTAGATGGTTTAAATATTGGAAGAGATGCTACTAAAAAAGAGATAGCTGCTTGGAATAAAGATGTAATGTATGAAGGAACAGGTCTTCCAGAATTTGATATGCACGAAGGTGAAGTTGTTTTAGAAGATGGAAAGCCTAAAAAAGCACAAGGAAGTGTAGAGCTTGGAAATGAGCTTTATGATGCTCAATGTGTTATGTGTCATGGAGATTTTGGAAGTGGTGGAAAAGGTTATCCAAAACTAGCAGGAGGAAGTGTTGAGAGTTTAAAAAATCAAAGATTAAATCCAGCAGATGAAAATCCAAATCCAGAAAATCCAGATAAAACTATAGGTTCATTTTGGCCATATGCTAGTACACTTTTTTGGTATATTCAAGAGTCAATGCCTTTTAATGCACCAAAAACTTTAACAAATAGCGAAACTTATGCACTTACTGCATATTTATTATCTTTAAATAATATAACTATTGATGGTGAAGAACTTGATGATGATTATATTTTAGATAAAGAGAAATTTTTGAAAATAGTTATGCCTAATGTACAAGGTTTTTATCCAGAGACAAACACACCAAATAACCCAAAAGAAGGTGTTGAAAATATGAAAAAATATCTTTCAAATCCAACACTATATGGAAAGGGTGAAAGATGTATGAAAGATTGTATAAAAGGTGATATAAATCATCTTATTATGAGAATACAAGATGATTTAACTACAACTGCAAATGAGCCACTATCAACTTTAAGAGATTTACCAAAAAATGATAAATCAGCTCAAAAACCAGGACAAGTAGAGTATGAAAATGCTGGTTGTTCTGCTTGCCATGCAAATGCAGCCATAGGAGCCCCTGTTTTAGGTGATAAAGTTGCTTGGGAAAAAATTATTAAAAATGGTATAGATAAAGTTTATTATAACGGAATAAATGGTATAAATAGTATGCCACCTAGAGGTGGAACTGATTTAAGTGATGATGAACTTAAAAAAATCATTGACTATATGATTCAATCAAGTAAATAA
- a CDS encoding cation:proton antiporter, with protein MEKIILIITICTIIMISPLVSKLIKAPVVVVEIILGLFCGYIGLIYDDETLKLVAKFGFIYLMFLAGLEINFKLVKIIKATMALNVILYFVLLYSIAGAVCWFFNLGLTYFVALPIFSLGMLMMLIKEYGKDEPWLNLALSIGVVGEIVSILALTLFTSWTENSGLSSGFFVSILTIISVIIGTILLLRFSYMLFWWFPEVKKYLIPDSIDDKHNQDIRFSISLLLILVSIMLILKIDVVLGAFTAGLFFKMFFMQREELLHKIESFGFGFFAPIFFIYTGSTVKLDMITLEILKHAIFIMGTIISIRLISSYLVFLNYLKPKQTTLFALSDSMPLTFMVAIAMISYNYGLITQEEYFSFIIASMLDGLILMIVIRKLYKLFKLDNKTIENKT; from the coding sequence ATGGAAAAGATTATTTTAATTATTACAATTTGCACAATAATAATGATTTCACCACTTGTTTCAAAACTTATAAAAGCTCCTGTAGTAGTAGTAGAGATAATTTTAGGTCTATTTTGTGGTTATATTGGACTTATTTATGATGATGAAACTTTAAAATTAGTTGCTAAATTTGGTTTTATTTACCTTATGTTTTTAGCAGGTTTAGAGATAAATTTCAAACTAGTAAAGATAATAAAAGCAACAATGGCTCTAAATGTAATACTATATTTTGTTCTTTTATACTCAATTGCAGGAGCTGTTTGTTGGTTTTTTAATTTGGGTTTAACATATTTTGTAGCTCTTCCTATCTTCTCATTGGGAATGTTAATGATGCTAATTAAAGAGTATGGAAAAGATGAACCGTGGTTAAACTTAGCTCTTTCTATAGGAGTTGTTGGTGAAATTGTAAGTATTTTAGCACTTACTCTTTTTACTAGTTGGACAGAGAATAGTGGTTTAAGTAGTGGATTTTTTGTATCAATTCTAACAATTATTAGTGTAATAATTGGTACAATTTTGCTTCTTAGATTTTCTTATATGCTTTTTTGGTGGTTTCCAGAAGTAAAAAAATATTTAATTCCAGATAGTATAGATGATAAACATAATCAAGATATTAGATTTTCAATCTCTTTATTGCTAATTTTAGTATCAATCATGCTTATTTTAAAAATAGATGTTGTCCTAGGAGCATTTACGGCTGGTCTTTTCTTTAAAATGTTTTTTATGCAAAGAGAAGAGTTATTACACAAAATAGAGTCTTTTGGATTTGGTTTTTTTGCACCAATTTTCTTTATTTACACAGGTTCAACTGTAAAGTTAGATATGATAACTTTAGAAATTTTAAAACATGCTATATTTATTATGGGAACTATAATATCTATAAGATTAATTAGTTCATATCTAGTTTTTTTAAACTATCTAAAACCAAAACAAACAACACTTTTTGCATTAAGTGATTCAATGCCACTTACTTTTATGGTTGCAATTGCAATGATTTCATACAATTATGGATTAATAACTCAAGAAGAATATTTCTCTTTTATTATTGCAAGTATGCTAGATGGATTGATTTTAATGATAGTAATTAGAAAATTATATAAGTTATTTAAATTAGATAATAAAACGATAGAAAATAAAACTTAA
- the soxX gene encoding sulfur oxidation c-type cytochrome SoxX, which yields MSLIKKYATYLAFSLLFVVNAQADNSELIKKGEKIYTTNTKGNCIACHDANGKTLDGPGTMGPKLQYLAMWPDEVLYNKIFDPTNPGDPITAMPAFGRNGWLSDDEIKAVVAYLKTIN from the coding sequence ATGAGTTTAATCAAAAAATATGCTACATATCTTGCTTTTAGCTTACTATTTGTAGTAAATGCTCAAGCAGATAATTCAGAATTGATTAAAAAAGGTGAGAAGATATATACTACTAATACAAAAGGTAACTGTATAGCTTGTCATGATGCAAATGGAAAAACACTAGATGGTCCTGGAACTATGGGACCAAAATTGCAGTATCTTGCAATGTGGCCAGATGAAGTTTTGTATAATAAAATTTTTGACCCAACAAATCCAGGTGATCCAATAACTGCTATGCCAGCATTTGGAAGAAATGGATGGTTAAGTGATGATGAGATAAAAGCAGTTGTTGCTTATTTAAAAACAATAAATTAA
- the selD gene encoding selenide, water dikinase SelD has translation MNNEHKLTKFVQAAGCAAKMGPGDLKQALCSLNQKNEKILVGFDTSDDAGIFQIDENLALVQTVDFITPVVDDPYIYGQIAAANSLSDIFAMGGEVKTALNIVGFDSTNVSKEALGEILRGGLEKIKECGGSLLGGHTIQTPEMYYGLSVTGIIHPKDVKRNNSAEIGDVLVLTKPLGMGVLTTAIKRDLIDLNLTKHCAQIMASLNYIPSKIMKKYKVSSCTDITGFGLLGHAFECVSENISFSISSSEVPFIKEAFELCLNGVLPGGSKRNLKFMEDKTYFSKDIDPTLKEILCDAQTSGGLLVAINKNDAKEFIKEIEDFSFGYAKIIGEVIERTKKPIIIY, from the coding sequence ATGAATAATGAACACAAATTGACAAAATTTGTTCAAGCTGCTGGTTGTGCTGCAAAGATGGGTCCGGGGGATCTAAAACAAGCTCTTTGTAGTTTAAACCAAAAAAATGAAAAAATTTTAGTAGGATTTGATACAAGTGATGATGCTGGAATTTTCCAAATAGATGAAAATTTAGCTCTAGTACAAACTGTTGATTTTATAACTCCTGTAGTTGATGATCCATATATTTATGGACAAATTGCTGCAGCAAACTCTTTGAGTGATATTTTTGCAATGGGAGGAGAGGTTAAAACAGCTTTAAATATAGTTGGATTTGATAGTACAAATGTTTCAAAAGAGGCTTTAGGAGAAATTTTAAGAGGTGGACTTGAAAAAATAAAAGAGTGTGGTGGTTCACTTTTAGGTGGTCATACTATCCAAACACCAGAGATGTACTATGGATTGAGCGTCACAGGAATAATTCACCCAAAAGATGTAAAGAGAAATAATAGTGCAGAAATTGGTGATGTTTTAGTTCTTACAAAACCACTTGGAATGGGAGTTTTAACAACAGCTATAAAAAGAGATTTAATAGATTTAAATCTAACAAAACATTGTGCCCAAATTATGGCTAGTTTAAACTATATACCTTCAAAAATTATGAAAAAATATAAAGTTAGTTCTTGTACAGATATTACAGGATTTGGACTATTAGGACATGCTTTTGAGTGTGTCAGTGAAAATATTAGTTTTTCTATATCATCTAGCGAAGTTCCTTTTATAAAAGAAGCTTTTGAGCTATGCCTAAATGGTGTTTTACCAGGTGGTTCAAAAAGAAACTTAAAATTTATGGAAGATAAAACATATTTTTCAAAAGATATTGATCCAACTTTAAAAGAAATTTTATGTGATGCTCAAACTTCTGGTGGACTTTTAGTAGCAATAAACAAAAATGATGCAAAAGAGTTTATAAAAGAGATTGAAGATTTTAGTTTTGGATATGCAAAAATTATTGGAGAGGTTATAGAAAGAACTAAAAAGCCTATAATTATATATTAA
- the soxC gene encoding sulfite dehydrogenase → MKNSEVLEIKKDSLSTETTSRRDFFKKTAINLAGAISAATVLSPMSLRADDEAIIKEAPWGQKLGDPVDKNLYGIPSPYEHNNIRRTHNLLSSGDAYASISLCPIHESEGIITPNGLFFTRNHGGTAHINPNEFRLMIHGKVKREVVLTLEDLKRYPSETRTYFIECPANGSPEWRGPQFNSLQFIKGMMSSAQWTGVMLKTILDDIGLEKDAVWMLAVGSDNASNPRTIPVEKALDDVMVVWAQNGEALRPEQGYPVRLVVPGWEGNLNTKWLNRLEFSDKPWHAKEETSKYTMLQKDGRSVRFFWVNEVNSVITKPCPEKPWTHLKAGDMVEIEGLAWSGHGTIKGVDISFDGGNNWVEAKLKGLVLPKSWTRFSYIYKWDGKPLFLSSRSYDDFGNVQPTIDEETKAVGVESVYHRNAIVTWEITSKGECNNVHIRKHHKA, encoded by the coding sequence TTGAAAAATAGTGAAGTTTTAGAGATAAAAAAAGACTCTTTGTCTACAGAGACTACAAGTAGAAGAGATTTTTTTAAAAAAACTGCTATCAATTTAGCTGGAGCAATAAGTGCGGCAACTGTTTTGTCACCTATGTCTTTAAGAGCTGATGATGAAGCAATAATAAAAGAAGCCCCATGGGGACAAAAGTTAGGTGACCCTGTAGATAAAAACCTATATGGTATTCCTTCACCTTATGAGCATAACAATATTAGAAGAACCCATAACCTTCTATCTTCAGGTGATGCTTATGCTTCTATTTCTTTATGCCCAATTCATGAAAGTGAAGGAATAATTACTCCAAATGGACTATTTTTTACAAGAAACCATGGAGGAACAGCACATATTAATCCAAATGAATTTAGATTGATGATTCATGGTAAAGTAAAAAGAGAAGTTGTTTTAACTTTAGAAGATTTAAAAAGATATCCAAGTGAAACTAGAACTTATTTTATTGAATGTCCTGCAAATGGAAGCCCTGAATGGAGAGGTCCACAATTTAATAGTTTACAATTTATAAAAGGTATGATGAGTTCAGCTCAATGGACTGGAGTTATGCTAAAAACTATACTTGATGATATTGGTTTAGAAAAAGATGCTGTTTGGATGTTAGCTGTTGGAAGTGATAATGCTTCTAATCCAAGAACAATTCCTGTTGAAAAAGCACTTGATGATGTTATGGTTGTGTGGGCTCAAAATGGTGAAGCATTAAGACCTGAACAAGGATACCCAGTAAGACTTGTTGTTCCAGGTTGGGAAGGAAATTTAAATACTAAATGGTTAAACAGACTTGAATTTAGTGATAAACCTTGGCACGCAAAAGAAGAGACTTCAAAATATACAATGCTTCAAAAAGATGGAAGATCAGTAAGATTTTTCTGGGTAAATGAAGTAAACTCTGTAATTACAAAACCTTGTCCTGAAAAACCTTGGACTCATCTAAAAGCTGGTGATATGGTAGAAATTGAAGGTCTTGCTTGGAGTGGTCATGGGACAATTAAAGGTGTTGATATATCTTTTGATGGTGGGAATAATTGGGTTGAAGCAAAACTAAAAGGTTTGGTTTTACCAAAATCATGGACTAGATTTAGTTATATTTACAAATGGGATGGAAAACCTCTGTTTTTATCAAGCCGTTCTTACGATGACTTTGGAAATGTTCAACCAACTATTGATGAAGAAACAAAAGCTGTTGGAGTAGAAAGTGTTTATCATAGAAATGCAATTGTAACTTGGGAAATAACTTCAAAAGGAGAGTGTAATAATGTTCACATTAGAAAACATCACAAAGCTTAA